AACATTAATTGTGGCAAACGAAAATAAAATTCGAATCAAAAGTAATACTGAGTATAAATCTAGTATTAAGCTTAAAATATTTTTTAACATTTTACCTCTCCTTATAAATTCTGTCTCCAAAAATTTTTGTACCAACTCTTACATACGTTGCACCCTCCATAATAGCCTGCTCATAATCACCACTCATACCCATAGATAAGTCTTTAAGAGATATGGATTTAGGTACTTTATTAAAAAGCGAATCTCTAAGCTCTCTTAATGCTCTAAAAACCTCCCTTACTTCACTTGGGTTATTAGTTTGAGGAGCTATTGTCATTAAACCAAGTACTTTTATGTTGCTATAATCACTGATTATATCACAAAAATCTAGCACTTCTGTGGGATTTAGTCCATGTTTGCTTAACTCACCACTTACATTTACTTGTATTAATGATTTTACTATTATATTTTTTTGTTTAGCACGTTTATCTACTTCTTTTGCTAAGGATAACCGATCTAAACTATGCAACAAACTAATTTTATCGACAATATATTTTACTTTATTTGTTTGCAAACTACCAATCATATGCCAATTTACGTTAGGTAACTCGGGCACTTTTTGCTGTAGCTCTTGTACTTTATTTTCACCAAAATCTAAAATACCACAATCTATAGCTCTTTGAATATCAGCAATGGCCCTGGTTTTAGATACAGCAATTAAGGTTATATCATTAGGGTTTCTACCACTAGCTCTCGCAGCTTTCTCTATTTTTTCCCTAACTTGCAAAACATTTGTACGCACCTAATTACCTCCTTACATAAGATGTATCTTTTAGGATTTTTATACCATCTTTTAGGCTCTTAATTAGTATTTTATCTGTAAGTTCCTTAAGTATTTCAACCTCTACCTTTTCATATACTTTACCATTTTTTTGATATACATAGGTCTTATCATCTATTTTTTCGAGTGCATTTTTGGGTATTTCCATACCCTCCACTTGCTCTGTTGCTAATAAAACTTGGTTATATCTAGTTGTAATAGTAGGCTTTTCATTTACTTGAAAATAAAAATAAACATACTTTTTCTCAGCCACAGAGTTAAGAAATACTACTTGAGTATTTTCTTCATTTACTTTAACTGTAAAGTTATTAGCATTTAGAAAATTCTCACATTCTTTTTGGGGCACTCTAGCAATTATGAACCACTTATCATTGGCTATAACTTTAGCTATTTTTTGTTCTTTAACTACAGTGTCACCATCCTTTGCTGTACTAAAACTTTGTTTTTGTAAAAACCATTCATGATCGCTTAAAGGAAAACTATCGGTAGCGAACTTTTCTTCAAGATTATCTAGTGTATAACTAACAATACCAGAACTCTTGGCAATTAATTCATCTTTTAGGTGGTCGTAATCGGTTTGAGCAATGTTAAGCTCTTCTTTTAGCTCTAAATATTTTTGCTTTTCACTATCAGTTTGATTTTTATCTTTGTAAAAGCTATTCATAACCTTTTGAATCTCGTCCATAATTTTAGTCGTACCAGCAGTACTTTTATAGCTACGGTAATATCTATAGCTTTTTATTAAGCTTCTCACAGTGTTATGCATTGTCTCTACATCTGTAACTTCAGTTGTTGTTGTATATTTTGAAGAGTCATAGTCTTTAAGCTTATTATTAAGATCATCTATTTTTTGCTTAAGCTCTGCTTCTTTTTCTTCGTTAACTACATTAGCAATTGCTTGTCCACTTGTTACGTTTTGTGATTCTTCAGCAACTAAATGGAGAATACCATCATTAGTACTAGTTATTATATGGCTGTTATAAACAAAAGCACAGTCTACGGTTAACTCACTACCCCAAGTTATTTTATTTAGGGTTATTAAAGAATTACTAAATAAAGATTTAACTGCAGAAAATATTAATACTATAGCCAAGATTAATACAACAATAAATGCTATTAATTTTATTTTTATTTTCTTTTTCTTTTTTTTTCTTCTTGAAACTGGTCTACGGGGTCTATATGAAACTGTTTTAGTGGATCTCCTCATATTATTTCCTCTTTTTTTAGTAATATAATAATGCATAATTTAAAATCCCACCAAAAATATAAAAGGTAGGATAATTATTTTATTCGTTGTTATCTTTTTTTTTCCTCAGTAATTGGTCTAACTCTTCTTTAAAACGTTCCAAATCTGCAAATTTACGATATACACTAGCAAATCTAACATAAGCAATTTCATCTACAGTTCGAAGCTCGTCCATTACAGCCTCACCAACAAGATCCGAAGGAATTTCTTCAGACATTATATTACGTAAATTTTGCTCTATTTTTGTAGCTATTTCTTCTATTTTTGAAACAGAAATTGGGCGTTTTTCACAGGCTTTAATTAATCCATGAACAATTTTGTTTCTGTTAAAGGCCTCTCTACGTCCATCACTTTTTATTATCATGATTGGAAGTTCATAAATTCTCTCATATGTAGTAAACCTTTTTGTACAGTCTAAACACTCTCTTCTTCTACGTACAGATTGTTTATCTTCTGTTGTTCTGCTATCTATTACTTTTGTTTCTTCACACAAACAAAATGGACAACGCATAAAACTTCCTCATTTCATACTCTTTATTAAATATTATAAAGTTTTTAATGGGTATTGTCCATGGTTTGTATTAGTGTTGCTCTCTATTAATAAGTACTGCGTCTTTTCCGATCTTAATAATGCTATTCCAAGGCACTACCCTTTCGTCATCTTTAGCAAAAAATGACATAAAAGAATTGTCAGTACCCACTACTAAACCAGTTATAAAACCAGTACTAAAATCAACATCTAAATCTATAACATTACCTAAGCGTTCACCACTTTGTATATCAATAACAACTTGTGATCTTAAAGAAGATAATTTCAATGTTAAACACATCCCATTCATTAAGCTCATTATTAATTCTTAATAATTAATATTCGGATAGTGAAGAGGCTATGACAATACTGCTATAG
This Clostridium sp. 'deep sea' DNA region includes the following protein-coding sequences:
- a CDS encoding YggS family pyridoxal phosphate-dependent enzyme, which encodes MRTNVLQVREKIEKAARASGRNPNDITLIAVSKTRAIADIQRAIDCGILDFGENKVQELQQKVPELPNVNWHMIGSLQTNKVKYIVDKISLLHSLDRLSLAKEVDKRAKQKNIIVKSLIQVNVSGELSKHGLNPTEVLDFCDIISDYSNIKVLGLMTIAPQTNNPSEVREVFRALRELRDSLFNKVPKSISLKDLSMGMSGDYEQAIMEGATYVRVGTKIFGDRIYKER
- a CDS encoding YlmC/YmxH family sporulation protein — encoded protein: MKLSSLRSQVVIDIQSGERLGNVIDLDVDFSTGFITGLVVGTDNSFMSFFAKDDERVVPWNSIIKIGKDAVLINREQH
- the nrdR gene encoding transcriptional regulator NrdR yields the protein MRCPFCLCEETKVIDSRTTEDKQSVRRRRECLDCTKRFTTYERIYELPIMIIKSDGRREAFNRNKIVHGLIKACEKRPISVSKIEEIATKIEQNLRNIMSEEIPSDLVGEAVMDELRTVDEIAYVRFASVYRKFADLERFKEELDQLLRKKKDNNE
- a CDS encoding HlyD family efflux transporter periplasmic adaptor subunit; the encoded protein is MRRSTKTVSYRPRRPVSRRKKKKKKIKIKLIAFIVVLILAIVLIFSAVKSLFSNSLITLNKITWGSELTVDCAFVYNSHIITSTNDGILHLVAEESQNVTSGQAIANVVNEEKEAELKQKIDDLNNKLKDYDSSKYTTTTEVTDVETMHNTVRSLIKSYRYYRSYKSTAGTTKIMDEIQKVMNSFYKDKNQTDSEKQKYLELKEELNIAQTDYDHLKDELIAKSSGIVSYTLDNLEEKFATDSFPLSDHEWFLQKQSFSTAKDGDTVVKEQKIAKVIANDKWFIIARVPQKECENFLNANNFTVKVNEENTQVVFLNSVAEKKYVYFYFQVNEKPTITTRYNQVLLATEQVEGMEIPKNALEKIDDKTYVYQKNGKVYEKVEVEILKELTDKILIKSLKDGIKILKDTSYVRR